In Leifsonia sp. PS1209, the genomic stretch TCGGCCAGCCGTTCCAGAGCACGCGGCCCGCCTTCGCGGCGAGCAGCTCGATCAGGTCGCCGACGCTGTCGTCGTCCTCGCCGTGCACCGTCGCGGTGAGCTGGCCGTTCAGGCTGCGCGCGGCGGCGAGCAGCTCGTCGTCCGAGCCGTAGCGGACGAGCAGGGCGGCAGGCCCGAAGTGCTCCTCCAGCAGCTCCTCCGGATGCGCGAGGAAGGTCGCGACGTCTGTGCCGTACACCGTCGGCGTCGGCTGGTCTCCGCGCTCGGCCGACCCGGCGAGGAGGTCGACGCCGTCGCGACCGGCGAGCGGGTCGAGGCTGCCGTAGAAGCCGTCGCGGATCGTGTCGGAGAGCATCGGGCCTCCGTTGCTCGCGCGCACCGCATCCACCACCAGTTGCTGGAGCGCAGACGACTCCGGCACGAACAGGACGCCCGGCTTCGTGCAGAACTGGCCGACGCCGAGCGTCATCGACGCCGCGAAGCCGTCGGCGATCCGCTCCGGCCGGGCCGCAGCGGCCGCCCGCGTCACGAAGACAGGGTTGACGCTGCCGAGCTCGCCGTAGAACGGGATCGGCTCCGGCCGGGATGCTGCCAGGTCGAACAGCGCGCGCCCGCCGGAGAGCGACCCGGTGAAGGTCGCGACGGCGAGCCGCGGGTCGAGCACGAGCGTGCGCCCCTCCTCCCTGCCCTCGACGATCGCGAACGTTCCGCCGGGTGCCCCCGCCTCGTCCAGCGCAGCCAGAATGTGCCCCGCGACCGCCCGGCTGAGCTCCGGATGCGCGGGGTGCGCCTTCAGGACCACCGGCGCTCCCGCCGCGATGGCCGCCGCGGTGTCTCCACCGGCAACGGAGAAGGCGAATGGGAAGTTGCTCGCCGCGTAGACGGCAGCCGGCCCGATCGGGCGGAGCACCCTGCGCAGGTCGGGGCGGGCGCCCATCGGCCAGTCCGGATCGGCGTGGTCGATGGTCGCGTCGAGGTAGCGGCCGTCCTCGACCGTCTGCGCGAACAGGCGCAGCTGGAAGGTGGTGCGCACCAGTTCGCCGGTGAGGCGCTGGGTGGTGAGGTGGCTCTCGCGCCCGGCGAGGTCGACCAGGGCGTCCGCGTCGGCATCCAGCCGGTCGGCGATGGCGCGCAGCCAGGCGGACCGCGCGGCGGGCGCCGAGAGGGCCAGCTGCGGGGCGGCGGCTGCCGCGTCCGTCATGGCGGTCTCGACGTCCACGGTGATCGTGTCCGATGCTGTCATCGCGTTCCCTCCTTCTGGGTGCCGACGAGCGACACCCCGTTGACCAGGCGCCCGACCCCGGTGATGTCGACGGCGACCTCGTCGCCGGGCAGCAGCGTGAAGTCCGCATCCGGCACCACGCCGGTGCCGGTCAGCAGGATCACACCGTCGGGGAAGTCCAGCCCCC encodes the following:
- a CDS encoding aldehyde dehydrogenase (NADP(+)) → MTASDTITVDVETAMTDAAAAAPQLALSAPAARSAWLRAIADRLDADADALVDLAGRESHLTTQRLTGELVRTTFQLRLFAQTVEDGRYLDATIDHADPDWPMGARPDLRRVLRPIGPAAVYAASNFPFAFSVAGGDTAAAIAAGAPVVLKAHPAHPELSRAVAGHILAALDEAGAPGGTFAIVEGREEGRTLVLDPRLAVATFTGSLSGGRALFDLAASRPEPIPFYGELGSVNPVFVTRAAAAARPERIADGFAASMTLGVGQFCTKPGVLFVPESSALQQLVVDAVRASNGGPMLSDTIRDGFYGSLDPLAGRDGVDLLAGSAERGDQPTPTVYGTDVATFLAHPEELLEEHFGPAALLVRYGSDDELLAAARSLNGQLTATVHGEDDDSVGDLIELLAAKAGRVLWNGWPTGVSVTYAQQHGGPYPATTAPHFTSVGTASIGRFLRPVAYQDTPDAALPPALKEANPLGIPRLVDGTIQLP